Within Falco cherrug isolate bFalChe1 chromosome 12, bFalChe1.pri, whole genome shotgun sequence, the genomic segment agctgaCACACGCCTCAGGGACCTAGACAAGCTCCAGAAGTGGGCCCGTGTGAACCTCATAATGATCAAGAAGGCCAAGGccagggtcctgcacctggttAGGGTCAACCCCTAatatcagtacaggctgggagatgaagggactgagagcagccctgccgagaagggcttgggggtactggtggatgaaaagctggatgaGCAATGTGTGCTcgcagcccagaaggccaatTGTATCCcgggctgcatcaaaagcagcgtggccagcagggcgagggagatgattctgcccctctgctccgctctggcCAGACTCCACCTGGAGCGCTGCATCCAGTCTGGAGcactcagcacaggaaagacactGACCTGTTGGAGCAGGCCCAGACgaggccacaaaaatgatcagggGGCCACAGTACTTCTCCtgtgagaaaaggctgagagttGCGGttatttagcctggagaagagaaggcatTGGGGAGACCTTACCGCAGCCCTTCAGCTTAAAGGaagcttataagaaagatggggacaaactttttatcagggcctgttgtgatagAACAAACCattgttttaaactaaaagagggtagatttagactagatacaaatttttttacaatgagggtggtgaaacactggcacaggttgcccagagaggtggtagatgttCCAAccttggaaacattcaaggccaggttggatggggctctgagcaacctgatctagttgaagatgtccctgctcattacAGGGGGGTTGCGTTAGATGGCCTTCAAAGGTCCCTTtaacccaaactattctgtgattctaaaaaaaaagttttgccctcttctggaGCCAAGGCTTGAGCAGCAGGTAACAAGTGCAGCgaacaaaccacaaaccctgtgtgcagccctgctctgaaGTGAGCCAGGCCTTCAGAGTTCAAGGTGTCTTTTTCTCATGCATAAGCCATTAGTATGCTGTATcacaaaaaaagttaagaaaaagaaaacccaaaacggggagaaaaagcaattctgggtggcagagccccccttcccagctctgtctGAGGCAGGATGGTGCAGGTTGTTACCCAGGTAGAAATGTGCAGCCCCTCGGTTTGTGTGCAGCACGGCATTCAGCTCTGGGTCCTCACACTTCTTCTTCAGCCCCTCGGTGTAGGCGATGACGGCTCTCCTGTAGTCCCTCTCCCTGAAGTACTCGTTCCCTTCGTTTTTGTACATCCtggccagctctgcaggggacGGAAAGGGAGGACAGGGCATgagcgggaggggggggggggggcacagctcCCCGGTGCCCCACGGCCACCTCAAGCTCTCtccccggccgggccggggggcgcaacccggcagcccccccccgcccagccccggctgcccaCCTGCGGGGCCCTGATCCTCGTCGAAGAGGAGGGACTGCAGACAGGCCAGCTCCGGCTGCCGCGCCGCGTCGATCTCTGCCGGGCACCGCTTCATGAACATGGGGATGGCCTCCAGCTCCTGCGGGGGAGCACACACCCTCCTCAGCcctgcccgcccggccccccgcacccccggccccgccgcctcacCTGCTCCCACGTGTCGGGCTGGAGAGCGCCCCGGTACCTCGGCGTtccgccgcccggcccggcctccgCCATGCCGCCCCGCCGGTCTTCCTCCCGACCGCCCCGCCTCAggcccggccccagcgcccccaggcccggccccagcgccccaggcccggcccccgcctcaggcccggccccagcgctcccaggcccggcccccccccctCAGGCCCGGCCCCACCGCTCCCAGGCCCGGCCCCCGCCTCAGGCCCGGCCCCACCGCTCCCAggcccggcccccgcgcccccAGGCCCGGCCCCCGCCTCAGGCCCGGCCCCAGCGCTCCCAGGCCCGGCCCCAGCGCTCCCAGGCCCGGCCCCAGCGCTCCCAGGCCCGGCCCCAGCGCTCCCAGgcccggccccaccgcccccagGCCCGGCCCCAGCGCTCCCAGGCCCGGCCCCAGCGCTCCCAGgcccggccccaccgcccccagGCCCGGCCCCAGAGCTCCCAGGCCCGGCCCCCGCCTCAggcccggccccagcgcccCCAGGCCCGCTTTCCGCCTCAGGTTTCAGCCTCAGGTTTTGGTGGCACATGGGGATGGCAAATGGGACTGATCCTGCCTGGGACGGGGAGAAAGACTAGGTGGCCTCCTCTGGTCCAGGAGCATGTGGTGAGCGTGGGTCTGCCACAGAGCCCTACACGACTGGCACCACTGCTGCTCGTGTTCGCCTCTCGGACccaggagctggcacagggctgggcgACACCCTCCAAGGAGCTCCCTGTCCAGGGGACGCTTGTAGGGCGATGGCACCTGTCAGTGCCGCTGGGAAAGCGGCAAGCTGTTCCTCACAGGAGCCCCGGGCCCAGCCCGATGACCCCACACTGCAGCGGCACGTACAGGTAGGATGCCACCACCCTGTGGGGCAGGGTTACTTACAGCTTATAAGCAACAACATGGCCTGGACATTTTCACACCCAGGCTTTGCAGGTCCCCAGATTTCATGTTTCCTTGTTAAGTATTTTGCAAAGATTTTCTACCGCTCTGAGGCTGTGTCCCCAAAACCTGCGTCGCCACCCAAGGCCAGCAGATCCAGGCATCTCACCAGCTgcaggaagggggggagggtGCCCAACACCATTCTTCACCTCAGTTCCTGTAGATTTGCAGCACTGTGGCATTTTCAAGGTGAGCAAGGCTCTAGAGTTCaacattttgctttaattaaGATGAACCTCTACCACGGAGCTTGGGTGTCTCCAAAGAGAAGATGCAAATAGAGAAAAGGCgccttcctttctctccctcttaaAATTCCTCATGCTGAGAACTTAGCACCTGAAAAGGCTGAGGGAAGCcctcccatccctgctcctgcagcctaAGCTGTTGCATGTGCTTGACATAGACTGTCGCCAGCCTGTCTGCCCAAACTGGGCCATGAGGGGCTGATCCTGCCAGCGCTCCCACAGCTGCACGAGGCCACACATGCTGGTAAAAGCTGCTTGTAGGGGCTGGTAGCCAGAGGGATAAGAAGCCCCAGCTCTGTGGGAGAATGTGGACTGACCCCAGGTCAACCCCAGCACCCAGCGTGGTTGCAAGATACTGTGGCCAGCTCTGACATGAGCTGGATTCAGCTCCACTGACCCAGAACCGTTGCTGACAACCTGCACACCCTTGAAAAGGAACCAGGGCTGTTCAGATTAGTGCAGCAATCATGAGAGACTCAGAGATGGCAATTTTAAAGGACTTGCACTTTACTCAGCAACTCAATGACACCTTCCTTGGTGAGGAACAAAACCTCACTGGTGTTCTGATTCCAAACCTCAAAGACCGGGGGGTCCTCGCAAACCCTCTTCCCAGCTATGACCACATAGGGATAACCCAGCTTGTTGGCGTCCTTTAGCCTTTTGCCAATGGTCAGCTGTGTCCTATCATCCAGCACTGAGTCGCCAGTGAGGTGGGGCAGCACTTCAGCGAGGTCTTCGTACAGCTGCTCGAGCAGCAtggctccctcctcctcttcctcgctGCCTCTCTTAGGGGGAATGAAGCAGAGCTGGTAGGGTGTTATGAGGCTCGGCCAGCGGATGCTGTCGTCTGTAGAGAGCACCTCGATGGAGGCCGCCAGGATGCGAGTGACACCCAGGCCATAGCAACCCATTTCTGCCAGCTGGAGTTTGTTTTGTGGGGAGTAGAAGACAGCGTTGGAGACTGAGGAGTACTTGGTGCCCAGATAAAACGTATGCCCCACTTCGATCCCTCTGGTCTGGGTGAGTTTTTCCCCACATGTGGGGCAAGACGTTTGCTCCTTGTTTAACGTTTCCACATTGGCTGCAAAATGTCCGTCAGGGCACAGCACCAGCCTGTCCTCACCGATGTCTGCCGGAAGCTGGAACTCGTGGGACACGGTGCCGCCAATGCTGCCCGTGGCTGCCTGCACTTTGACAAAGGGAAGGCCCAGGCGGTCGAAGAGGCTGCAGTAGGCGTCACACACCAGGTCATAGGTGTGCTGAGCTGCCTCTTTGGAGGCATCGAAGGTGTACATGTCCTTCATGTAAAACTCCCGGCTGCGCAGCAAGCCGAAGCGGGGCTTGGGCTCATCCCGAAACTTCCTGGTTACCTGGTAGAGACGCAGTGGGAGCTGCTTGTAGGACAGGTTGCTCTGAGCAGCCACCAGCTCCGTCACCACCTCCTCGTGCGTCGGGCCCAGGCAGTAGCCCTTGCCATGCCTGTCCACCAGCCGGAAGAGCTCCGGTCCCATCTGCTCCCAGCGGCCGCTAGCTCGCCACAGCTCCGCCGAGCTCAGGCTGGGCACGTTCAGCTTCTGCCCCCCCACGGCCTGCATCTCCTCATCCATCACCTTGATGAGCTTCTCCATGGCGCGGACGGTGGGCGGCAGGTAGCAGTagcagccggggctggcggggTGAATGAGCCCCGCTTGCAGCATCAGCTTCTGGCTCCGGCAGGTGGGCTCCCCGGGCCTGCCGTCCCACCCCGCCTCGCCGCCCGCCTGCAGGTTGCGGGGCTGGAACAGCTGCGAGAACAGCAGCCGCCTCGCCCTGCCCGAGGCGCCGTGCcgcagcctgcagccctgccgCCGGGCCCTCAGCGCCGGGAGCCCCCACCTCCGCAGCAGGGCCTCCATGGCGGTGCCGAGAGGGGGCCcggggcccgcggcggggcggcgcaGGGGGGGAGCGCTGCCTGCGAGAcgggggctgcccctgcccacccgCGGCCGGCGGGGTGCGCCCACCCCCtgcgcggggcggccccggcgccccACGCGCGCCCTGCCCGCGCGCCCGGCCGTGCACGCCCCGGGACCTCACGGGGACCCCGCACACCGGCACCGCCGCGCGCCACCACGCGcacgccccgccccgccgccaccaGCCAATAGAAACCACCGCCTCCTGTCACGTGCGGGAcctcccccgccgcccgccggaAGCCGGAAGTTGGTGCGGCGTGGCGCCGCCCGCGGGCGGGGCAGGCCGCGGCTCTATGGTTCCgccggcggggcagcgcggccTGGTAGCAGCGGGGCCTGGCAGTAGCGGGGGCGTCGACGGGTTCCCGACTCGGGGCACCCGTGGGTGTGCTAGGCTCCAGCGGGTGGACGCGTGAGAGCGGGTGGGTGCCTGCGGGcggggcagggagcggggcaCACCGCTGGGCCCGCAGGCTGGTCCTGTCCCCGCGCTGCGGCCCTCTGCAGAGCGGCCCGTCGCGCACCGGTTGCCCGCAGTTCCCCTTGTTTGTACATTTCGGTACGCAAAAGCATCAGCCCCCTTGGTTACCAGCTGCATAATTCCCTCATCACTTAATATTGTTTGTCTGAATTCCTGTTTGTCAAGTAACCCTCTCGCGGCTCACGTTACGTGCTCAGGCTCAGCTGCTTCTTGAGTCAGGGGGTGTCTTGAGTCGGGGGTCAcaatctccccctgccagaattacctTTCCCCTAATTGGTGCCGCTTGTGGTGAACGGCCCCTTCAGCTCGTGGTGGGGCTTTTCAACAAAGAACCTGCTGCTGCTAAAGGAAACGCTTAGCAGGACATACAGAAATGCTTGTATCTTGAATTAACCATCAACAACTCATTCGTTCTTAAAAACTACTAACAATGCATCCAATTTTATTAATCACTTGCTATCAGGCTGGTCCAGTGGGATGCCACCTGCTGCAGTATTGCCAAAatccagcagccctgcagcaagggcaggagcagcagcccttTGCCTCACGGCGCtgccagcctggtgctggggacgTGTTAGAAGCAGGGGACACCCC encodes:
- the PARS2 gene encoding probable proline--tRNA ligase, mitochondrial — protein: MEALLRRWGLPALRARRQGCRLRHGASGRARRLLFSQLFQPRNLQAGGEAGWDGRPGEPTCRSQKLMLQAGLIHPASPGCYCYLPPTVRAMEKLIKVMDEEMQAVGGQKLNVPSLSSAELWRASGRWEQMGPELFRLVDRHGKGYCLGPTHEEVVTELVAAQSNLSYKQLPLRLYQVTRKFRDEPKPRFGLLRSREFYMKDMYTFDASKEAAQHTYDLVCDAYCSLFDRLGLPFVKVQAATGSIGGTVSHEFQLPADIGEDRLVLCPDGHFAANVETLNKEQTSCPTCGEKLTQTRGIEVGHTFYLGTKYSSVSNAVFYSPQNKLQLAEMGCYGLGVTRILAASIEVLSTDDSIRWPSLITPYQLCFIPPKRGSEEEEEGAMLLEQLYEDLAEVLPHLTGDSVLDDRTQLTIGKRLKDANKLGYPYVVIAGKRVCEDPPVFEVWNQNTSEVLFLTKEGVIELLSKVQVL